A stretch of DNA from Streptomyces rubradiris:
CGGCGATCAACGAGCGGCTCGCCTCGCCGCCCACCGTGGACGTGTCGGTGTCCCGCCGCATGGGTCTGTTCGTGGTCGGCCGGCTCTCGCAGCGGCACGGCATCCGCATCCAGCTGCGCCCGTCCGACTCCGGTGGTACGACCGCGCTGGTCATGCTGCCGGTGGACGTCGCCCAGGGCGACAGGAAGCCGGTCCCGGGCAAGCCCGGCGCGCCCGTGTCCTCCGGTGGCCCCGCCGCCGCGCAGGCCGCCGCCGGTGCGGCCGCGGCCAGGCGGCAGACCGGGAACGCCGGTGCCGGCCCGGCCGGTGGCGGTCTGCTCGGCGGCGGTCCCGGCCCGCGCGGCCAGGCCGGACCCGGCCAGGGCCCCCGGGCCGCACTGCCCGACCCGGCCCAGGGCGGCCGTCCCGGTGCGCCGGGCGGAGCGCGCGGACCGCAGGGCGGTCCCGGTGCCGCACCGCAGCAGGGCGGCCGGGTGCCGGCCGGTTCCGGCGCGGGTGGCCGCGGCGGTCAGGCGCCCGGTGCGCCGCAGGGCCTGCAGACCGCCCACCCGAACGGTCCGCAGCAGGACCTGTTCGGCGGTGGCGGCAAGGGCAGCGGTGGCGGCAGTGGAAGCCGTGGCGGCCGTGGCCGCAAGCGGTCCGACGGCCCGGCGGACCAGGGGCGCCGGCCCCAGCTGCCGCCGCGCGGCGGCCCGCGGGCCGAACTGCCCGGCGGCGAGCCGCAGTCCCGCACCCCGGGCTGGGCCGACCAGGGCCCGCTGTCCCGTGCCGCGCTGGACACCCCGCGCGGCCACGACGAGCAGGACCCGGCGCGGACCGCGCACATGCCGCGCGTGGACGACCGGCAGGGTCCGGGCTCCACCGCGGAGATGCCCCGCGTCGACGACCGGGGTCCGGCCGCGACGGGCGGGTTCCAGCGCCCGGAGCTGCCCGACGCGGGCGACTCCGCCCAGCACACGGGCCAGTACGCCCGCCCGGACGGCCTCCAGCAGGCGGACCCGTTCGCGCAGCCTGGCGACGGCCGGCAGACCGGCGGCTTCCCGCAGCCGGACAACGCCCAGCAGACGGGCCAGTTCCCGCAGCTCGACAACACGCAGCAGACGGGCCAGTTCCCGCAGCTCGACAACGGCCGGCAGACCGGCGGCTTCCCGCAGTTGGACGACGTCCAGCAGACCGGCGGCTTCCCGCAGCTCGACAACGCCCGGCAGCCCGCCCCCTTCGACGCTCCCGGTGCCCGGCAGGACACCGGTTCGTTCGCCCGCTCCGACGTGTTCGGCGCGCCGGGCTCCGGCCGGCCGGACAACGGCGGCCGGCACCCGGGCCAGTTCCCGGCGCCGCAGGCCCCGCAGGCGTACGACGGCGGTTACGACGCCGGCTCCACCGGACAGCACGCCCTCCCCGGCCGGCCGGACTCCGGCCACACCGGGCAGTTCGAGCGTCCGCGGCCGGCCGGCCACGACGACTTCGGCGCGCCGCGCCCGGAGGCCCCGCAGCAGCGTCCGGCCCGCCAGGAGCCGGAGGCCCTGCCGCCGGCCAGTGGTCCGGGAGACGGTCGTACCCCGCTGTTCGACACGCTGGAGACCAACTGGTTCCAGCAGCAGGAGAACGAGCCGGCGCCGCAGCAGACGCAGCCGCAGTCGCAGTCGCCCGCGTCCGCTCCGCAGCGGTCCGGGTCGAACACCGGCTCCTGGCGCACCTCGCCGAACGACGAACTCGTCCGGCAGGCCGAGCGCGTACGGCAGCCCGCCGCGGGCGGGGTCACCACCTCCGGCCTGCCGCGCCGCGTGCCCCGGGCGAACCTCGTGCCCGGCACCGCCCAGCAGCAACAGCACCAAAGCGGTCCGCAGGTCTCGCGTGCGCCCGATGACGTACGCGGCCGGCTGACCAATCTCCGTCGGGGCATCGCTCAGGGCCGTCAGGCCGGCAGCGGCCAGACCGGCAGCTTCCCGAGCCCCACTCACCAGCAGGAGCGTTAGTTGAGTCCGATGAGCCAGGCGGCACAGAACCTGAACTGGTTGATCACCAACTTCGTGGACAACACCCCCGGGGTGTCCCACACGGTGGTGGTCTCCGCCGACGGCCTTCTGCTGGCGATGTCCGAAGGCTTCCCGAGAGACCGCGCCGACCAGCTCGCGGCCGTCGCCTCCGGGCTGACCTCGCTGACGGCCGGGGCGTCCCGGATCTTCGAGGGCGGCACCGTGGCACAGACGGTCGTCGAGATGGAGCGCGGGTTCCTCTTCCTGATGTCCATCTCGGACGGGTCGTCCCTCGCGGTGCTGGCCCACCCCGAGGCGGACATCGGCCTCGTCGGCTACGAGATGGCGCTGCTCGTGGACCGCGCGGGTGCGGTACTCACCCCGGACCTGCGCGCCGAACTCCAGGGCAGTCTGCTCCACTGACCTGCCCCGGCACCACCCACCTCACGAAAACACCGTCCGGCCGCCACAATCCCCCCACCGGCCCCGTCAGACGGCTTGACTGACCGACTTGCTGTCCCGCCCGGAGGATTCATGACCCCGCCCACCGCCCATCATGATCCGTACGCGGAGCCGTACGGGGACGAGGGCGACCAGCCGCTGGTGAGGCCCTACGCCATGACCGGCGGCCGGACCCGGCCCCGCTACCAGCTCGCCATCGAGGCGCTGATCAGCACCACGGCCGACCCGGCCGTGATCATGGGGCTGCTCCCGGAGCACCAGCGCATCTGCCACCTGTGCCGCGAGGTCAAGTCGGTCGCGGAGGTGTCGGCGCTGCTGAACATGCCGCTCGGCGTGGCCCGCATCCTGGTGGCCGACCTCGCCGAGGCCGGCATGGTCGCCATCCACCAGCCTGGTGGCGACGAGAACAACGGCGGCGCTCCGGATGTGACGCTGCTCGAAAGGGTGCTCAGTGGACTTCGCAAGCTCTGACGCGGGCCGGGCCACCACTTCCGCGAAGATCGTGGTGGCGGGCGGCTTCGGCGTGGGCAAGACCACGTTCGTCGGCGCCGTCTCGGAGATCAACCCGCTGCGCACAGAGGCCGTCATGACGTCCGCGTCCGCCGGCATCGACGACCTCACCCACACCGGGGACAAGACCACCACCACGGTGGCCATGGACTTCGGCCGCATCACCCTGGACCAGGACCTCATCCTCTACCTGTTCGGCACCCCCGGACAGGACCGCTTCTGGTTCATGTGGGACGACCTCGTCCGCGGCGCCATCGGCGCCATCGTCCTCGTCGACACCCGCCGCCTCGCCGACTGCTTCCCCGCCGTCGACTACTTCGAGAACTCGGGCCTCCCCTTCGTCATCGCCCTCAACGGCTTCGACGGACAACAGCCCTACACCCCCGACGAAGTACGCGAAGCACTCCAGATCGGCCCCGACACCCCCATCATCACCACCGACGCCCGCCACCGCGCCGACGCCAAGAGCGCCCTCATCACCCTCGTCGAACACGCCCTCATGGCCCGCTTGAAGTAACACCCAAGTACGACGGGGAATACGGCAGTTGTCGTAAAGGTTTCGGAGCCGGCTGTGGCCTTTGACACGGTCGGCTCCGGTGTTCATAACAGTTCGGCAGAGGAATCGCCGGGCATCACCACGCGACGCGTTCGAACGGTACCGCTGCGCGCACGAACCTCCCGCCTTTTGGCAAGGCTCGCTCTTTATGACCGTTTTATCTGGCGTTTACAACCGCTCCATCACAGGGTCCCGCTGTTTGGAATCGCGCTGGTCCACGTGCTGGAATGCCTGAACTGCCCAATGGTCCAAGACGTACCCCGTAGTGGTCTGTGGTGAACCGGGCTCTGAGAGACTGCGGCACGACGTAGGTGCCGACCGCCGAGAGGTTGTTGGTCGAGTGAGGCGAAGCAAGAACGGTCCCGAGCCGTCGGCGCGGGGCAACTTCACCCCGCCGCCGCGCGCTGCGGCACCCGCCCCCGTTCCCGGCGCGGAGCCGGCGGCGGCTCCGGCGTCCGGCGGCCGTCTCTCCCCGCGGAACTGGCGCGTGCCGACCCGGCTGAACGCGATCCTGCTCATACCCGTGATGGTCGGCCTCGTCATGGGCGGCTTCCAGGTGAAGAGCTCGATCGACACCTGGCAGGAGGCCCGCGACGCCGAGAACACCGCCCGTCTGGTGCGCGCCGCCCTCTCCTACGCCGACGCCCTGGAGAACGAGCGCGACATCAGCGCCGAGCCGCTGCTGCTGAACAAGAAGGACGCCGAGAGCAAGGCGGCCGTCGACAACGCCCGCAAGGCCACCGACCAGGCCGCCGAGGTGTTCGACGACGCCGCGGAGAGCGCCCCGGACACGTCGGGCATCAAGCGCCGGCTGACGCTGTTCCACGAGGCCGAGCCCCAGCTGGCACGGCTGCGGCAGGCCGCCTTCACCTCCCGGATGACCGGCGTGAAGACCGAGGAAGGCTACGTCGAGGTCATCCACCCGCTGATGGAGTTCGCCAACGAACTCGGTCTGGGCACCGGAAACATCACCTCCTACGGCCGTACCGTCTACGCCATGTCGCTGACCAAGGCGGCACTGTCGCTGGAGCGGTCGATCGGCACGCACCTGCTGGTCAAGCCCGGCCCGGACGCCCCGAACCTGGCCTCCCAGCAGATCTCCCTGTCCTCGTACGCCTACCTGGAGCGCATCGCGCTGGAGGAGTACAAGGGCGGTGGCACCGAGGCCGACGCGCAGAAGCTGGAAGACGCCAAGGGGAAGATCGAGGCGGACGCCGCCGCGCTGGCCCGCAAGGCCAAGGCCGAGGACCCGAAGTACGTCGCCCCGCCGTCGGACCCGACCGACATGGTCACGGCGCTGGCCACCATGAAGGACACCAGCCCGCTCACCCGTGCGGGGCTGGCCGCCAAGGGCATCACCACCGACAACTGGTGGGCGGTCAACACGCTGAAGTACAAGGCCTACCGCCAGATCGAGGCGGACATGGCCGACAAGGCGGTGAGCGAGGCGTCCGGCATCGCCGACGACGCCAAGACCTCCGCGCTGATCACCGGCGCCGTCGTCGTCATCGGTCTGCTGGCCGCGTTCATCCTGGCCGGCATGGTGGCCCGCCAGATGAGCCGCTCGATGCGCCGGCTGCGCAACGCCGCCTTCGGGATCGCCGAGCAGCGGCTGCCGATGCTGGTCGACCAGCTCTCCCGCACCGACCCCGGCCGGGTCGACACCCGGGTCGAGCCGATCCCGATCACCAGCAAGGACGAGATCGGCGAGGTCGCCCGCGCCTTCGACCAGGTGCACCGCGAGGCGGTCCGGCTCGCCTCCGAGCAGGCGCTGCTGC
This window harbors:
- a CDS encoding DUF742 domain-containing protein encodes the protein MTPPTAHHDPYAEPYGDEGDQPLVRPYAMTGGRTRPRYQLAIEALISTTADPAVIMGLLPEHQRICHLCREVKSVAEVSALLNMPLGVARILVADLAEAGMVAIHQPGGDENNGGAPDVTLLERVLSGLRKL
- a CDS encoding GTP-binding protein, coding for MDFASSDAGRATTSAKIVVAGGFGVGKTTFVGAVSEINPLRTEAVMTSASAGIDDLTHTGDKTTTTVAMDFGRITLDQDLILYLFGTPGQDRFWFMWDDLVRGAIGAIVLVDTRRLADCFPAVDYFENSGLPFVIALNGFDGQQPYTPDEVREALQIGPDTPIITTDARHRADAKSALITLVEHALMARLK
- a CDS encoding roadblock/LC7 domain-containing protein, which encodes MSQAAQNLNWLITNFVDNTPGVSHTVVVSADGLLLAMSEGFPRDRADQLAAVASGLTSLTAGASRIFEGGTVAQTVVEMERGFLFLMSISDGSSLAVLAHPEADIGLVGYEMALLVDRAGAVLTPDLRAELQGSLLH